In Chitinivibrionia bacterium, a single window of DNA contains:
- a CDS encoding tryptophan--tRNA ligase yields MEKKISLTGIKPTGMPHFGNYFGAIKPALRLAEQYEARYFIADYHALNTMRDPKELRDLTYEIAATWLACGLDPEKVLLYRQSDVPQIFELATILTGFTSKGLMNRAHAYKAATDDNREKGNDIDQNINMGLFTYPILMAADILIFDSDFVPVGRDQKQHIEMAADIAQVVNSNYKKTLLKLPEGVYDGSNETIFGLDGRKMSKSYDNTIPLFVNEKQLRKIVMKIITNSQEVHEPKDPDTCNVFTIYKLFASVEQQNALAARYRAGGMGWGDAKQTLFEIMNEFISPMRAIYDDLMADKSKIDEILERGGEKARALAEEKIRFLRKEIGIGK; encoded by the coding sequence ATGGAAAAAAAGATTTCACTTACAGGAATAAAACCTACGGGAATGCCGCATTTCGGCAATTATTTCGGAGCTATTAAACCTGCGCTCAGACTTGCCGAGCAGTATGAAGCGCGATATTTTATCGCAGATTATCACGCGTTAAACACTATGCGCGATCCAAAGGAACTCAGGGATTTGACTTACGAAATCGCGGCAACTTGGCTTGCTTGCGGACTTGACCCCGAAAAAGTATTGCTTTATCGTCAAAGCGATGTGCCGCAAATATTTGAACTTGCAACAATTCTTACGGGCTTTACAAGCAAAGGACTAATGAACCGCGCGCACGCATATAAAGCGGCAACCGACGACAATCGCGAAAAAGGTAATGATATTGACCAGAATATAAATATGGGACTTTTCACTTACCCGATTTTGATGGCGGCGGATATTTTGATATTCGACTCGGATTTTGTGCCCGTCGGGCGCGATCAAAAACAGCACATCGAAATGGCGGCGGACATTGCGCAGGTAGTAAACAGCAACTACAAAAAAACGCTACTTAAGCTTCCCGAAGGTGTTTACGACGGCTCCAACGAAACAATTTTTGGGCTTGACGGGCGAAAAATGAGCAAAAGTTATGATAACACAATTCCTTTGTTTGTAAACGAAAAACAACTGCGAAAAATAGTAATGAAAATCATAACAAACTCGCAGGAAGTCCACGAACCCAAAGACCCCGATACCTGCAACGTATTTACAATATACAAACTTTTCGCGAGCGTTGAACAACAAAACGCGCTTGCGGCTCGTTATCGCGCAGGCGGAATGGGTTGGGGCGATGCAAAACAAACGCTTTTTGAAATTATGAACGAATTTATTTCCCCAATGCGCGCAATTTACGACGATTTAATGGCGGATAAATCAAAAATCGACGAAATTTTGGAACGCGGCGGCGAAAAAGCGCGCGCATTAGCCGAAGAAAAAATACGATTTTTACGCAAAGAAATCGGAATTGGGAAATAA
- a CDS encoding putative toxin-antitoxin system toxin component, PIN family: MRIVIDTNVIASGIFFSGLPNQLLRLVIERKILATVSNEIINEYHKTFNYLLNDKNRVPKENISVNSIVKKMKKISIKSDIKASRDPNDDMFINCAIDGKCKYIVSSDKDLLDIKSFENVEILTVREFMNEYNKK, from the coding sequence ATGCGCATAGTTATTGATACAAACGTTATTGCTTCCGGAATATTTTTCAGCGGCTTGCCAAACCAATTGTTGCGACTTGTGATCGAAAGAAAAATTTTGGCAACCGTTTCAAATGAGATAATCAACGAATACCACAAAACATTCAACTATTTACTGAATGATAAAAACCGTGTGCCAAAAGAAAACATTTCCGTAAATTCCATAGTTAAGAAAATGAAAAAAATATCAATAAAATCAGATATAAAAGCCAGTCGAGACCCAAATGACGATATGTTCATAAATTGCGCGATTGACGGAAAATGCAAATATATAGTAAGCAGCGACAAAGATTTGCTTGATATAAAGAGTTTTGAAAACGTTGAAATCTTAACTGTTCGCGAATTTATGAACGAATATAATAAAAAATAA